In Phocoena phocoena chromosome 11, mPhoPho1.1, whole genome shotgun sequence, one DNA window encodes the following:
- the APOBEC1 gene encoding C->U-editing enzyme APOBEC-1, whose amino-acid sequence MASDRGPSAGDATSRRRIEPWEFEVSFDPRELCKETRLLYEIKWGRSQHVWRHSGKNTTNHVECNFIEKFTSERPFHRSVSCCITWFLSWSPCWECSKAIREFLNQHPRVTLFIYVARLFQHMDPQNRQGLRDLIHSGVTIQIMGPTEYDYCWRNFVNYPPGKEAHWPRYPPPLMKLYALELHCIILGLPPCLNISRSQNQLTLFRLIPQNCHYRMIPPYILLHTGLIQLPLTWR is encoded by the exons gAGAAGAATTGAACCCTGGGAATTTGAAGTCTCCTTTGACCCCCGAGAACTCTGTAAAGAGACCCGTCTGCTCTATGAAATCAAGTGGGGCAGGAGCCAGCACGTCTGGCGACACTCGGGCAAAAACACCACCAATCATGTTGAATgcaattttatagaaaaatttactTCAGAAAGACCTTTTCACCGATCCGTCAGCTGCTGCATCACCTGGTTCTTGTCCTGGAGTCCCTGCTGGGAATGCTCCAAGGCTATTCGGGAATTTTTGAATCAGCATCCTAGAGTGACCCTGTTTATTTACGTAGCACGGCTTTTCCAGCACATGGATCCGCAAAACCGGCAAGGACTCAGAGACCTGATTCACAGTGGTGTGACTATCCAGATTATGGGACCCACAG AGTATGATTACTGCTGGAGGAATTTTGTCAACTACCCACCTGGGAAAGAAGCTCACTGGCCAAGATACCCCCCTCCGTTGATGAAGCTGTATGCACTGGAACTCCACTGCATAATTCTA ggTCTCCCTCCCTGTTTAAATATTTCAAGAAGTCAGAATCAGCTGACCTTGTTCAGACTTATTCCTCAAAATTGCCATTACCGAATGATTCCACCCTATATCCTTTTACATACAGGGTTGATACAACTTCCTTTGACTTGGAGATGA